The following DNA comes from Vibrio gigantis.
ATTAAGAGGCTTCAATGGCGTTAGAACAGTACACACCACCACGTGAACCGTGGATTGATATTGTCTATCAAGATGACGATATTCTTGTGGTGAACAAGCCTGCGGGTCTACTTTCAGTACCGGGCCGGTTGCCAGAGCATTACGACAGTATGTGGAGTCGTTTAGTCGAGGAGTTTGCTGATATTCAGGTGGTTCACCGCTTAGATATGTCGACCTCTGGTTTGATGCTGTTAGCTAAGCATAAGCAGGCAGAGCGTCATTTGAAAAAGCAGTTCCAATATCGCCTGACGCACAAACTGTATTACGCACGCGTATGGGGAGCGGTTGAGCATAAAGAAGGTTTGATCGAACTGCCACTCATCTGTGATTGGCCAAATCGCCCTAGGCAGAAAGTGTGTTTTGAAGACGGTAAACCATCACAGACTCGTTATGTGGTGGAGCAAGAAGAGACTCAAACCACCTTGTTGAAGTTACTGCCGATTACCGGACGTTCTCACCAATTAAGAGTGCACTGCATGGAAATAGGCGCACCTATTGTGGGCGATGAGTTTTACGCAACACCAGAAGCGTTTGAATATAGTGATAGGTTGGCTTTGCATGCGTGTGAACTGAGTTTCTATCATCCAGCGAACAACCAACTATTCAAAGCCTTTGTCCCTTGTGACTTTTACCCTCAAGCGTCACCACAAATCGAACAGCACTTTGAAATTGCGCCTGATCTTCCAGACTACAGTAAGCTAAAAGCTTAGAATAAGATTAACCATTCGACTTATCCAAGGAAGTACAATGCCGAAGCTGAAAGTGGTCTTTCTCGACCGAGCCACAATCCCATCTCAAATTCATTTAAAACCTCTGAGCTTTGAGCATGATTGGGTGGAGTACGATTTCACGGGTCCTGAGCAAGTGTCGGAGCGAGTTGAAGAAGCTGATGTGGTGATCACTAACAAGGTGGTGCTCAATGAGTCGAATCTCGCTGGTGCTAAAAAACTCAAGTTGATCGCGGTTTCAGCGACCGGAGTCAACAATGTCGATGTGGAATACTGCGAATCTAAAAACATTGCTGTGACAAACGTACAAGGCTACGCGACTCAATCGGTTCCTGAGCATGTTATCGCAATGCTATTCGCTCTTAAACGAAACCTTGTTGGTTATCATAAAGACATTGAGGCGAGCGAGTGGCAAAAGGACAAGCAATTCTGCTTCTTTACTCATCCGATTCAAGATGTGGCTGGCAGTACATTGGGTTTAATGGGCAGTGGCAGCTTAGGCCAAGCAACCGCGATATTAGCTAAAGCAATTGGTATGAAGGTGATGTTTGCCGAGCGAAAAGGGGCGGACTCTTGTCGAGAAGGGTATCTGCCTTTTGAAACTGTTTTAAAGCAAGCGGATGCAATCAGCTTACATTGTCCATTGACTGATGCGACCCAAAATCTGATTTCAGAGCGAGAGCTCACAATGATGAAATCGAGCGCGGTGTTGATTAATGCCGGGCGCGGAGGTCTAGTAGATGAACAGGCCTTGGTTGAAGCTCTGAAGAACAATCACATTGCTGGAGCTGGCATGGATGTGTTTACTCAAGAGCCAGCCGACAACTCAAATCCACTGTTGGCTAACAGCCATTTGCCAAACTTGCTACTCACACCACATGTAGCGTGGGGTAGTGACAGCTCTATTCAAAAACTGTCTGATATCTTAATGGATAATATTGATGGCTTTATCGCTGGTAGTCCGCAAAACATAGTGAACTAACTCTAAAGCTATGTAGCATGAGTTAAAAACAAAAAAGGTTGGCGTGTAGGCCAACCTTTTTAGATTGTGTGTCGATTAAATGACTTAACCTTGCGGTTTAACCACCAATACGTTGATTGGTGAGTTCTGTACTACTTTGCTTGCAACCGAGCCAAGTACCACTTTGTCGATTTTCGAACGCTTATGGCTAGGCATCACGATAAGGTCGGCGCCAAGCTTTTCTGCGTAATCAAGAATCGTCGCGTAGGTTTTACCCTCAGCAACATGAACCTTGTAAACCACTTCATCGTCGATGTGTTTGTCGGCGAACTCTTTCAGCTGATTTTTAACATCCAGTTTCATTTGGTTCGCTGCATCTTTCGGGAAGTAAGATGCCACCATCGACATGTGAATGCCTGGCAGTACGTTCAGAATATGGATTTCAGCATTGCTGTGTTTTGCGTGCCATACCGCCAGTTCGACTGCCTTATCAGAAAAGCCTTTGTCATTAAGATCAACAGGAACAAGGATTTGTTTATACATGTATTCGTCTCTTTTTAATCAGTGCCAAGCTCTCACTTAGCACTGTAATTATCCTTTCCATGTAATAAAGCTAAATAGCGTTAAGTGCTACTCAGCCTTATCCATTACGCGCTAATCTCATCCTTACGAGCACGTCTTCTTTGGTTCATCGCTAAACCAATCAAAATGATCAGAGCTGGTAAGAATACCCACTCTTTCATTGGTCGATCTGCATCTTGGATAACGGATTTGATTTCCCAATCGAAATCAATACCAGCCGCTTCTGCAGGGCTACCGAACTCAACCATATCAACAATCATCTTGCCTTCAGATTCAGTCAACATTAGACCCATAGAGGCAATACGATCTTCACTTGAGGTCGCAGAATCTTCAAACGGTAGGCGAACAGTCTTTTCAGAATAGTCACCTTCTAAGTTTTCGCCACCCACTCTTAGTTCAAGTGATTGTCCCACATCCAGCTTTTCTGTGATTTGAGCAATCTCAACTCCAGGTGAAAGAACTTTCTCTGGGTAAATCATGTCCCACCAGAAGCCAGGGCGGAAGAAAGTGAAGGTCAATGCAATCAGCAGAACCGTTTCCCACCACTTGTTCTTAGTAAACCACCAACCTTGTGTTGCAGCTGCGAAGATAAGTACCGCAGTTACAGATGAGAAGATAGTTAGTGCTAAGTGCCACCAAGAATCAATGCCCATCAGCAGTAGCTGAGTGTTGAAGATGAACATGAACGGCAAGATCGCGGTACGGATATCGTAGGTGAAGCCTTGGATACCAGTGCGGATCGGGTCTGATTTCGCAATTGCCGCTGCAGCAAATGCCGCAAGACCTACAGGAGGTGTGTCATCCGCAAGAATACCGAAGTAGAACACGAATAAGTGCACCGCAATCAGTGGGATGATAAGACCGTGTGCTGCACCTAGGGTCACAATTACTGGTGCCATCAGTGTCGATACAACGATGTAGTTTGCTGTGGTTGGCAAGCCCATACCTAGGATCAAGCTGATTACCGCAGTGAAGAGCAGCATAAGGATGATGCTACCGCCTGAGATAAACTCAACGAAGTCAGTCATTACAAGACCGATACCCGTCAGCGTTACCACGCCTACAACAGTACCAGCAGCTGCTGTAGCCACACCGATACCGATCATGTTACGTGCGCCTGAAACCAAGCTTTCAGCTAGGTCAACGAAGCCTGCTTTGGTTTGCTCTGCGAGATCGTCTGATTTGTTCATCAGAGTCATCAAAGGACGTTGTGTGATCAAGATGAAGATCATGAACACTGTTGCCCAGAATGCAGACAAACCAGGTGAGAAACGTTCAACAGTCAGACACCAAACTAGAACTACGATAGGCAGTAGGAAGTGCAAACCTGATTTAATCGTAGGGCCTGGATCCGGAACCTCTTTTAGATCCGCATCGATTTCCATGCCACCTTCAGCTGCGTATTTTGCAGATACGCGAACCAAAGCAACGTAAGCGATTAATAGCGCCACAGTCACGATAGGTGTTGCCGCATCGCCAAACACATCTTTCGTCCAACCCACACCGTAGTAAACCGCGGCACTGATAACACATAGACCTAAAATGGTGCCAGTGAAAGACAGTAGGCTTTGTACGATAGTTGGTGTGTGACGACGAGGTAGACCTGTCATACCTGCTTTACATGCTTCTAGGTGAACAATGTAAATCAGAGCAATATAAGAGATCAGAGCTGGAAGTAGCGCCGCTTTGATTACTTCTACATACGAGATGCCCACATATTCAACCATCAGGAATGCCGCAGCACCCATGATAGGTGGTGTTAGCTGACCGTTGGTTGAAGCTGCTACTTCTACCGCACCGGCTTTTGTTCCCGGGAAACCAACACGCTTCATTAGCGGGATAGTAAAGGTACCTGTGGTTACTACGTTCGCAATAGATGAACCTGATACCAGACCAGATAAACCAGATGCTACAACGGCAGCTTTCGCAGGACCGCCTTTCATGTGACCAAGCAGTGAGAATGCGACTTTAATAAAGTAAGCACCAGCTCCGGCACGCTCTAGCATTGCACCAAACAGTACAAACAAGAATACGAATGACGTTGATACGCCAAGAGCAACACCGAATACACCTTCAGTTGTTAGCCACAGGTGTGACATTGCCTTGTTCAGGCTCGCACCTTTGTGGGCAATAACGTCTGGCATGTGTGGGCCGCCAAAGGTGTAAAGTAGGAATACTGCTGCCACAACCATAAGAGGTGGACCCAAAGCGCGTCGTGTTGCTTCAAGCAGTAAAACCATACCGAATACGGCCGCAACAATATCGAATGTTGTTGGTGCGCCCGAGCGCCCGGCGAGTTCAGTATAGAAAATATAGATATAAGAAGCTGAAAAGCTACCTACAAGCGCTAGTATCCAATCGACTGCAGGGATGCGATCCCTAGGCGAGTTCTTCATGGCTGGATAAGCGGTAAAGGCTAGGAAAATAGCAAACGTAAGGTGAATTGCTCGAGCTTCAGTGTCGTTTAAAATTGCGAAGTTAAAAATGAACGGCAGCGGAGATGCATACCAAAGTTGGAACAATGACCAACATAGAGGCACAAACCATAAAATACGGCCTTGGATACCACGAGGGCTACGCGCACCAGTATCTGATTGTGCCACCATTTCTTGCACATCTGGAGACGGTGATGTTGTCTGCGTCATGTACTTTATCCTTATTATTGATGGTCTGCCTTTTCTTACGAACAACAAACGTTATTTATTTCCTATCTAGTGTAGTGAATGGATAGGGAAATGCGTTCTTTGTTCGTCTTTGTCTTAGGCTTGATACGAAGGTAAGTCCTCCAAATTGGAGAAACTTAAAGGGTTGTTCTTTCCACTTAAGTTATTTTTATAAAACGTGAAAAGCCAATAAGGAGGGCTAGCCTCCTTATTGGTGTAGTAGGCTTAAAGTAGAATTACTTTAGAAGGCCCACTTCTTTGTAGTATTTTGCTGCGCCTGGGTGAAGAGGGATAGAGATACCCGCTTTAACCATGTCTTCTTTCTTCAGGTTAGCAAATGCTGGGTGTAGGCGTTTGAAAGTGTCAAAGTTTTCAAATACTGCCTTAGCAACGTTGTATGCAACTTCTTCAGAAACGTCTGAAGTAGTTACCATAGTTGCAGCAACACCGAAG
Coding sequences within:
- a CDS encoding pseudouridine synthase — translated: MALEQYTPPREPWIDIVYQDDDILVVNKPAGLLSVPGRLPEHYDSMWSRLVEEFADIQVVHRLDMSTSGLMLLAKHKQAERHLKKQFQYRLTHKLYYARVWGAVEHKEGLIELPLICDWPNRPRQKVCFEDGKPSQTRYVVEQEETQTTLLKLLPITGRSHQLRVHCMEIGAPIVGDEFYATPEAFEYSDRLALHACELSFYHPANNQLFKAFVPCDFYPQASPQIEQHFEIAPDLPDYSKLKA
- a CDS encoding D-2-hydroxyacid dehydrogenase, which translates into the protein MPKLKVVFLDRATIPSQIHLKPLSFEHDWVEYDFTGPEQVSERVEEADVVITNKVVLNESNLAGAKKLKLIAVSATGVNNVDVEYCESKNIAVTNVQGYATQSVPEHVIAMLFALKRNLVGYHKDIEASEWQKDKQFCFFTHPIQDVAGSTLGLMGSGSLGQATAILAKAIGMKVMFAERKGADSCREGYLPFETVLKQADAISLHCPLTDATQNLISERELTMMKSSAVLINAGRGGLVDEQALVEALKNNHIAGAGMDVFTQEPADNSNPLLANSHLPNLLLTPHVAWGSDSSIQKLSDILMDNIDGFIAGSPQNIVN
- a CDS encoding TRAP transporter permease, encoding MTQTTSPSPDVQEMVAQSDTGARSPRGIQGRILWFVPLCWSLFQLWYASPLPFIFNFAILNDTEARAIHLTFAIFLAFTAYPAMKNSPRDRIPAVDWILALVGSFSASYIYIFYTELAGRSGAPTTFDIVAAVFGMVLLLEATRRALGPPLMVVAAVFLLYTFGGPHMPDVIAHKGASLNKAMSHLWLTTEGVFGVALGVSTSFVFLFVLFGAMLERAGAGAYFIKVAFSLLGHMKGGPAKAAVVASGLSGLVSGSSIANVVTTGTFTIPLMKRVGFPGTKAGAVEVAASTNGQLTPPIMGAAAFLMVEYVGISYVEVIKAALLPALISYIALIYIVHLEACKAGMTGLPRRHTPTIVQSLLSFTGTILGLCVISAAVYYGVGWTKDVFGDAATPIVTVALLIAYVALVRVSAKYAAEGGMEIDADLKEVPDPGPTIKSGLHFLLPIVVLVWCLTVERFSPGLSAFWATVFMIFILITQRPLMTLMNKSDDLAEQTKAGFVDLAESLVSGARNMIGIGVATAAAGTVVGVVTLTGIGLVMTDFVEFISGGSIILMLLFTAVISLILGMGLPTTANYIVVSTLMAPVIVTLGAAHGLIIPLIAVHLFVFYFGILADDTPPVGLAAFAAAAIAKSDPIRTGIQGFTYDIRTAILPFMFIFNTQLLLMGIDSWWHLALTIFSSVTAVLIFAAATQGWWFTKNKWWETVLLIALTFTFFRPGFWWDMIYPEKVLSPGVEIAQITEKLDVGQSLELRVGGENLEGDYSEKTVRLPFEDSATSSEDRIASMGLMLTESEGKMIVDMVEFGSPAEAAGIDFDWEIKSVIQDADRPMKEWVFLPALIILIGLAMNQRRRARKDEISA
- a CDS encoding universal stress protein; the protein is MYKQILVPVDLNDKGFSDKAVELAVWHAKHSNAEIHILNVLPGIHMSMVASYFPKDAANQMKLDVKNQLKEFADKHIDDEVVYKVHVAEGKTYATILDYAEKLGADLIVMPSHKRSKIDKVVLGSVASKVVQNSPINVLVVKPQG